The proteins below are encoded in one region of Bacteroides uniformis:
- a CDS encoding L-fucose isomerase codes for MRNSRLIGGKPKIGIRPIIDGRRGGIRESLEDMTMAMAHKVAELYSSVLRHSDGTSVECVIADTTIGGVAEAAMAAEKFRNSGVGVVLSVTPCWCYGFETIDMDGEMPKAIWGFNGTERPGAVYLASALASHTQKGLPTFGIYGRDVQEVTNMEIPEDVQEKLLRFARAGIAVATMKGKSYLSIGSVSMGIAGSIPNPDFFQEYLGMRNEYVDASEIERRVQLGIYDHEEFARAMAWTEKYCKSNEGTDFNPEHLVYSREEKDARWEYVVKMTLIFRDMMIGNPKLAEMGFKEESMGHNAIAAGFQGQRQWTDYKPDGDFSEAILNTSFDWNGIREAFTFATENDTLNCTSMLFNHLLTNTAQIFADVRTYWSPNAIERVTGKKLEGKAANGFIHLINSGSCTLDGTGCQTRDNKPVMKPFWEITEEEVEACLSVTKWHPASREYMRGGGYSSQFLTRGEMPVTMCRLNLVKGQGPVLQIAEGWTVNLDKDVFKAINERTDRTWPSTFFAPRLTGKGYFRDVYTVMNNWGANHGAISYGHIGADLITLASMLRIPVCMHNVSEENIFRPSAWTAFGEDMEGSDYRACKNYGPLYK; via the coding sequence ATGAGAAATTCAAGATTAATCGGTGGAAAGCCGAAAATTGGTATCAGACCTATTATTGACGGTCGTCGTGGAGGTATCCGTGAGTCATTGGAGGATATGACTATGGCCATGGCCCATAAAGTGGCCGAGCTTTATTCTTCTGTCTTACGTCATAGTGACGGCACTTCCGTAGAGTGCGTCATTGCAGATACAACTATTGGTGGAGTCGCTGAAGCTGCCATGGCGGCTGAAAAATTCCGTAATAGTGGAGTCGGTGTTGTACTTTCTGTAACTCCTTGCTGGTGTTATGGATTCGAAACTATTGATATGGACGGAGAAATGCCAAAAGCCATCTGGGGCTTTAATGGTACAGAACGTCCGGGTGCGGTTTACCTGGCTTCAGCATTGGCAAGCCATACACAGAAGGGATTGCCTACTTTTGGCATTTACGGACGTGATGTACAGGAGGTGACCAATATGGAGATACCGGAAGATGTACAGGAAAAATTGTTGCGTTTTGCCCGTGCAGGTATAGCTGTGGCTACAATGAAGGGGAAATCCTATCTTTCAATCGGCAGTGTATCCATGGGCATTGCAGGCTCTATTCCCAATCCTGATTTCTTCCAAGAGTATTTGGGCATGCGTAATGAGTATGTGGATGCCAGTGAGATAGAACGTCGTGTCCAGTTGGGCATTTATGACCATGAAGAGTTCGCACGTGCCATGGCATGGACAGAAAAGTATTGCAAGAGTAATGAAGGGACAGACTTTAATCCGGAACATCTGGTATATTCCCGTGAAGAGAAAGATGCCCGTTGGGAATACGTGGTAAAAATGACTCTTATTTTCCGTGATATGATGATTGGCAATCCCAAATTGGCTGAAATGGGGTTCAAGGAAGAGTCAATGGGACACAATGCGATTGCTGCGGGTTTCCAGGGACAGCGCCAGTGGACGGATTATAAGCCTGACGGTGATTTTTCAGAAGCTATACTGAATACTTCTTTCGATTGGAACGGTATCCGTGAAGCATTTACTTTCGCTACGGAAAATGATACGTTGAATTGTACTTCAATGCTCTTCAATCATCTATTGACCAATACTGCACAGATATTTGCGGATGTGCGTACTTATTGGAGTCCGAATGCCATAGAACGGGTAACGGGTAAGAAATTGGAAGGTAAGGCGGCAAACGGTTTCATTCACCTGATCAACTCCGGCTCTTGTACGCTTGATGGAACAGGCTGTCAGACACGTGACAATAAACCGGTAATGAAGCCTTTCTGGGAAATTACGGAAGAGGAAGTGGAAGCTTGTCTTTCTGTAACCAAGTGGCATCCGGCCAGTCGCGAATATATGCGTGGCGGTGGTTATTCTTCCCAGTTCCTGACTCGTGGTGAAATGCCGGTAACAATGTGCCGTTTGAATCTCGTAAAAGGTCAAGGTCCGGTATTGCAGATTGCCGAAGGCTGGACAGTAAATTTGGATAAGGATGTTTTCAAGGCTATCAATGAACGTACTGACCGTACATGGCCTTCCACTTTCTTCGCTCCACGTCTGACAGGTAAGGGGTATTTCCGTGATGTATATACTGTTATGAATAACTGGGGGGCTAATCATGGCGCTATCAGTTATGGTCATATCGGTGCTGACTTGATTACTCTGGCTTCCATGCTTCGTATCCCGGTATGCATGCACAATGTTTCTGAGGAAAATATTTTCCGTCCCAGTGCATGGACCGCTTTTGGCGAGGATATGGAAGGCAGTGACTATAGAGCTTGCAAGAATTATGGACCTCTCTATAAATAA